The Citrifermentans bemidjiense Bem genome window below encodes:
- a CDS encoding cytochrome c7, whose amino-acid sequence MKKAIAAVAMVIFSAGAVLAADVITLPAKNGDVTFNHKKHQDTLKDCKACHEKGPGKIEGFGKDFAHKTCKGCHSDKGAGPTKCGECHKK is encoded by the coding sequence ATGAAAAAAGCAATCGCCGCAGTAGCTATGGTCATCTTCAGCGCGGGGGCAGTTCTGGCAGCGGACGTCATCACCCTCCCCGCCAAGAACGGGGACGTCACCTTCAACCACAAGAAACACCAGGACACCCTGAAGGACTGCAAGGCCTGCCATGAGAAGGGACCGGGCAAGATCGAGGGTTTCGGCAAGGATTTCGCCCACAAGACCTGTAAAGGATGCCACTCGGACAAGGGCGCAGGCCCGACCAAGTGCGGTGAGTGCCACAAGAAGTAA